Proteins encoded by one window of Lathyrus oleraceus cultivar Zhongwan6 chromosome 1, CAAS_Psat_ZW6_1.0, whole genome shotgun sequence:
- the LOC127097436 gene encoding extensin-like, translating into MKEGVDISDFNLSDLPDTAPNFMKHPRGPSDKARQAKKAKLGESSRSRPPAPQHEPSGKSVSLAPSAQTQQIASSLPQPTTIYTHSDTPPSTTKTFQKFNLATTTLPRSEAKMLNETSSPSSSSSSSPESPPYFTISLDTERSDPSSPTLAQLHAQTLASQQPTQTQHQPDPGVTSPPAEQPNPTPSDHQPSEQITSDTPPPNTSAEPQTLNLSPPTSLPPPSEPQNTLPTLEEAILLFARASVDKVKSLTINSGITDDPSAVRTH; encoded by the coding sequence ATGAAAGAAGGTGTGGATATCTCAGACTTCAACCTAAGCGATCTCCCAGATACGGCTCCAAACTTCATGAAACATCCACGAGGACCCTCTGATAAGGCGAGGCAAGCAAAGAAGGCAAAGCTAGGAGAATCCTCCagatcaagacctccagcacctcaGCATGAGCCTTCTGGTAAGTCTGTCTCTCTTGCTCCCTCTGCACAAACACAGCAAATTGCTTCTTCTCTCCCTCAACCAACAACTATCTATACTCACTCAGACACCCCGCCTTCAACCACCAAAACATTTCAGAAATTTAATCTTGCCACCACCACTTTACCTCGTTCTGAAGCAAAAATGCTGAATGAAACCTCctcaccatcttcatcttcatcttcttctccagAATCACCCCCCTACTTCACCATCTCATTAGACACAGAACGCTCTGACCCCTCATCTCCCACTCTGGCCCAACTTCACGCTCAGACTCTGGCCTCACAACAGCCAACACAAACCCAACATCAACCTGACCCTGGAGTCACTTCACCACCCGCAGAACAACCAAACCCAACACCATCTGACCATCAACCCTCTGAACAAATCACCTCTGACACACCCCCACCAAACACatccgctgaaccacaaactctcaacctaagccccCCCACTTCTCTACCTCCACCCTCTGAACCACAAAAcaccctgccaaccctagaggaagcaataTTGTTATTTGCAAGAGcctcagttgacaaggtcaagtctttgaccatcaactctggcatcacTGATGATCCTTCAGCTGTTAGAACACACTAG